In Pseudobacter ginsenosidimutans, the following are encoded in one genomic region:
- a CDS encoding class I SAM-dependent rRNA methyltransferase, with translation MIKAILKKKISQRVVVNGHPWIFANEVNLVDGEVEPGDIVEVYTHDKKFVGKGYINPASQILVRLLTRDKNETINEDFFYNRLLKAWHYRQQIGYIENCRLIFGEADYLPQLIIDKFNDYFVIQTLALGIDKWKPAIVKALEKIFQPKGIYERNDVPVRELEGLKQQKGFLSAPFDTKITIMENGLKFLVDIENGQKTGYFLDQQDNRRAIQHIVKGADVLGAFTYTGTFEIHAAAYGAKSVLGLDISENAVAQANRNAVLNGVEKIVKFEAENAFDKLKLWAKEGRQYDVVMLDPPSFTKTRENIQKAITGYKEINLRGMKLVKPGGFLVTSSCTNLIQPDLFLEIIQMAAKDARRKIRQVCFQTQSADHPIVWGWENTQYLKFLIIQVD, from the coding sequence ATGATAAAAGCGATCCTTAAGAAGAAGATCAGTCAGCGTGTAGTGGTGAACGGCCATCCCTGGATCTTTGCCAATGAAGTGAACCTGGTAGACGGAGAAGTAGAGCCCGGCGATATCGTGGAAGTGTACACACATGATAAAAAATTTGTAGGTAAAGGATATATCAACCCGGCCAGCCAGATTTTGGTCAGACTGCTCACGCGCGACAAAAACGAGACCATCAACGAGGATTTCTTTTACAATCGCCTGCTCAAAGCCTGGCATTACCGTCAGCAGATCGGGTACATCGAGAACTGCCGCCTCATCTTCGGCGAAGCGGATTACCTGCCTCAGCTGATCATCGATAAATTCAATGATTATTTTGTGATCCAGACCCTGGCGCTGGGGATCGATAAATGGAAGCCTGCCATCGTAAAGGCCCTGGAAAAGATCTTCCAACCCAAAGGCATATACGAAAGGAACGATGTTCCCGTGCGTGAACTGGAAGGGTTGAAGCAGCAGAAAGGATTCCTTTCTGCACCCTTCGATACAAAGATCACCATCATGGAAAACGGTTTGAAATTCCTGGTGGATATTGAGAACGGACAAAAGACGGGCTACTTCCTGGATCAGCAGGATAACCGCCGCGCCATTCAGCATATCGTGAAAGGAGCTGACGTACTTGGCGCTTTCACCTATACGGGAACTTTCGAGATCCATGCAGCGGCCTATGGCGCCAAAAGCGTACTGGGACTGGATATCAGCGAGAATGCCGTGGCACAGGCCAATCGTAATGCAGTGCTGAACGGAGTGGAAAAAATAGTGAAGTTCGAAGCGGAAAATGCTTTCGACAAACTGAAGCTCTGGGCGAAAGAAGGAAGACAATATGATGTAGTGATGCTGGATCCTCCCAGCTTCACCAAAACAAGAGAGAATATTCAGAAAGCCATCACCGGTTACAAGGAGATCAATCTCCGCGGTATGAAACTGGTGAAGCCCGGCGGATTCCTGGTCACTTCCAGCTGTACCAATCTGATCCAGCCTGATCTTTTCCTGGAGATCATCCAGATGGCGGCCAAAGATGCCAGAAGGAAGATCCGCCAGGTTTGTTTCCAGACCCAAAGCGCCGATCACCCGATCGTATGGGGATGGGAGAATACTCAATACCTGAAATTCCTGATCATACAGGTGGATTAA
- a CDS encoding T9SS type A sorting domain-containing protein, protein MKIFYALSIILFTTLQASSQARTSSPETPVTKIVKFYPNPATSYITFDIQKESDKNYTFQIFNMLGKKVYETNNVSARNVISLSDFFRGLYIFQLKDKSGKLIDSGKFQVSK, encoded by the coding sequence ATGAAGATTTTTTACGCACTATCCATTATCCTGTTCACTACCCTTCAGGCAAGCAGCCAGGCAAGGACTTCATCACCGGAGACACCGGTGACTAAGATCGTTAAGTTCTATCCAAACCCTGCTACTTCTTATATCACCTTCGATATTCAAAAAGAATCCGACAAGAATTATACTTTCCAGATCTTCAATATGCTGGGCAAAAAAGTGTACGAAACCAATAACGTTTCCGCCAGGAACGTGATCAGCCTCTCCGACTTCTTCCGCGGATTGTACATCTTCCAACTGAAAGACAAATCAGGTAAACTGATCGACTCCGGAAAGTTCCAGGTCTCCAAATAA
- a CDS encoding peroxiredoxin, giving the protein MKIETGQKAPDFVLYDSEKNKVGLSDFKGKNVLLLFFPQAFTGTCTKELCSVRDHIEDYNNVNAQVLGISVDSIFTLAKYKEEQKLNFPLLSDFNKEVSEDYGSLYENFVFDMKGVSKRSAFVVDSEGVVRYAQVLENAADIPDFKAIDAVLATLK; this is encoded by the coding sequence ATGAAAATTGAAACTGGACAAAAAGCCCCGGATTTTGTTTTGTATGATTCCGAGAAAAATAAAGTAGGGCTTTCCGACTTCAAAGGCAAAAACGTACTCCTGTTATTCTTCCCCCAGGCATTTACCGGCACCTGCACCAAAGAACTGTGCAGCGTAAGAGACCATATCGAAGATTACAATAATGTGAATGCACAGGTTTTGGGTATCAGCGTGGATTCCATTTTTACACTGGCCAAATACAAGGAAGAACAAAAGCTCAACTTCCCCCTGCTCAGCGATTTCAATAAAGAAGTATCTGAAGATTATGGCAGCCTTTACGAGAATTTCGTTTTCGATATGAAGGGCGTGAGTAAGCGCTCCGCATTTGTGGTGGATAGCGAAGGGGTCGTCAGATATGCCCAGGTGCTGGAAAATGCCGCAGACATTCCTGACTTCAAAGCCATCGATGCTGTTTTGGCCACACTGAAATAA
- a CDS encoding PorP/SprF family type IX secretion system membrane protein yields MRTRMKPKRIALLISLMCAAGCSWAQDIHFSQFFEAPLLRNPSLAGIYTGDIRVQGVYRDQWNSVTNAYRTGSFNAEYKMPVGKGDDFMTVGLQALYDKAGTVGLATTHLLPALNYHKSLSNQKVMYLSLGFMGGMIRKSLDLAKITTDDQYGPGGFDPTLPNGEPLNTPNFTTWDASVGMSFNTTFGENQRNSMFLGAAYHHLNRPKNSFYKNPNVELQPKYVISAGVKFDVDDYTFFTIQADQSIQGSFNETIAGALYGYKLGDDPDNPEYVIHGGAFLRLKDALIPVIKLERHPLSIAISYDVNVSQLKTASQGRGGFELSLCWIGFLDRNNPDRDQVLCPKF; encoded by the coding sequence ATGAGAACCCGAATGAAACCGAAGAGAATTGCTTTGCTCATCTCATTGATGTGCGCCGCAGGTTGCTCCTGGGCACAGGACATCCATTTTTCTCAATTCTTTGAAGCGCCACTGCTGCGCAATCCCAGTCTTGCCGGTATCTACACCGGAGATATACGCGTGCAGGGCGTTTACCGCGATCAGTGGAACAGCGTCACCAATGCCTATCGTACCGGCTCCTTCAATGCCGAATACAAAATGCCCGTAGGAAAGGGAGATGATTTCATGACCGTAGGATTGCAGGCGCTGTACGACAAAGCCGGCACTGTTGGCCTGGCCACCACCCACCTGCTGCCTGCCCTCAATTACCACAAATCCCTCAGTAATCAAAAAGTGATGTACCTCTCGCTGGGTTTCATGGGCGGTATGATACGCAAGAGCCTTGACCTTGCCAAGATCACCACCGATGATCAGTATGGACCCGGCGGATTCGATCCCACACTTCCCAATGGCGAACCGCTCAATACACCCAATTTCACCACCTGGGATGCCAGTGTAGGCATGAGCTTCAACACTACATTCGGTGAAAACCAACGGAACAGCATGTTCCTCGGCGCAGCCTATCATCACCTCAACAGACCAAAGAACTCCTTCTACAAGAATCCTAACGTTGAATTACAACCGAAATATGTGATTTCGGCAGGCGTGAAGTTCGATGTGGATGATTATACGTTTTTCACCATACAGGCAGACCAGAGCATTCAGGGAAGTTTCAACGAAACTATTGCCGGCGCCCTCTATGGATACAAACTTGGAGATGATCCGGACAATCCGGAATACGTGATCCATGGCGGCGCTTTCCTCCGGTTGAAAGATGCATTGATCCCTGTGATCAAACTGGAAAGACATCCCCTTTCCATTGCCATCAGTTACGATGTGAACGTCAGCCAGCTCAAGACCGCCAGCCAGGGAAGAGGTGGATTTGAATTAAGCCTTTGCTGGATAGGGTTTCTGGACCGCAACAATCCTGACAGGGATCAGGTGCTGTGTCCAAAATTCTGA
- a CDS encoding PKD domain-containing protein — MKRLWLCTLVLLALLQEAAAQAPVAAFSSNRQSGCAPLGVAFRDESSNSPKYWSWDFGNGQFSNLQNPSVTYAQPGTYTVTLTVRNGDGTHSITRTNYITVSESPQANFIASQTIACAPSSIQFTDRSVPNNSPITEWYWDFGDGTTSNQQNPVKSYTEPGFYTVSLRVTSASGCVASRSVGRMIRITPGVTADFNFTPPPTCRAPFNVNFSNQTSGPGTLTYQWNFGNSTSSTTTDPTAIYTATGTFNVTLTARSQYGCSNTITKPVTISTPVTDFSGPAGACLNTLVTFTDASSKTAISSSWSLGNGETSDQPTATATYTAPGTYNIKIVNTYGACKDSITKPIVVSDKPAVDFSAPSTSACQAPFTVNFRANAPAAATWLWNFGDGNTSAAQNPSHTYTREGDFNVTLSITNADGCSNTITKNAFVRIRQPQIRFTNTPAGGCIPFRFSPRANVSAPDGVRSYAWDFGNGQTGTGPTPVANYTTEGKFALTLTVVTNGGCTQTYTLPDAVETGTRKTAAFRANSTDICAAAEVRFANLSDAGTDEWLWDFGDGNTSVERNPSHRYRDTGNFTVQLIAYYQKCPSLPVTTVIHNKPPLASLQYTADCSVDNRYNFINTSKVDNSLPVSYLWDFGDGNTSTAASPPARTYAGPGPYQIRLRVTNGSCTHTATRNLVLADESPEFRISPQPACTNSPVMLETINSDPAKIHLYFWSINGGPFVTGDRNHEVNMPNPGNYNVRLRIADIHNCIRTSPAQTIVINGPRARFTPSIRGTCRNNAITFTNQTTSAVTISQWIFDFGDGTTSTFTAPPFTHRYADTGTYIVKLTAVDANGCQGVYTDPLPVRISGPTIGFRSDYTTVCPRTNITFTDTSSANILRYRWDFGDGSTSTQQNPVHAFQGTDGNTFRIKLEVTDANGCTDSVVRNDYVILKTPKPALDIEDTTTICPPLQTKFFNRSQDYESFYWDFGDGGASSLDEPDHFYNGFGTYTAKLYVIGIGGCLDSVSRIVRVIDPAANTNVNFSPTSACDTLVVDFTITTPDYTSFTFNFGDGASDNTQSKNLQHMYTAPNNYRPTITLRDNMGCQVTRGFASTVQILGAEVLFGMDRKRFCDEGQIFFTDYTRPRFDPILSREWNFGDGITSTEDHPSHRYTEPGTYYPTLTAVTGAGCSSVMVDTVRVFRTPAPLIDGGPTVCINSELPLRATLQVPDTAITWKWEPGGNGETSTVKYGASGTYTVRLQATNLLGCSGNTSTEIQVPPLPVITVQQDPVIPVGGSITLPVSYTGDIVSWNWVPAKDLSCNDCPNPVASPKFTTKYVVQVTDQYGCTNNQGITVNVQCNDKNYFVPNTFSPNNDGHNDRFYPRGSNITRINSMKIFNRWGELLFERRNFAANDPAAGWDGTAKGKPADPDVYIYVIEFICENAAIVPFRGNVMLLK, encoded by the coding sequence TTGAAAAGACTCTGGCTTTGTACGTTAGTATTACTGGCTTTGTTGCAGGAGGCTGCGGCACAGGCTCCTGTAGCTGCATTTTCTTCCAACCGCCAATCAGGTTGTGCCCCATTGGGAGTGGCTTTCAGGGATGAATCTTCCAACAGTCCAAAATACTGGAGCTGGGATTTCGGGAATGGACAATTTTCTAATCTGCAAAATCCCAGCGTTACTTATGCCCAGCCCGGTACTTATACTGTAACTCTCACCGTTAGAAATGGTGATGGCACACATTCCATTACAAGAACTAACTACATTACAGTAAGCGAATCCCCACAGGCTAATTTTATTGCCAGCCAGACCATCGCCTGCGCTCCGTCTTCTATACAATTTACAGACAGAAGTGTTCCTAACAACAGTCCCATTACTGAATGGTATTGGGATTTTGGGGATGGCACTACCTCCAATCAGCAAAATCCGGTTAAATCATATACCGAACCAGGTTTCTATACAGTCTCACTGAGAGTTACTTCTGCTTCGGGTTGTGTGGCATCGAGATCTGTGGGAAGAATGATCCGGATTACACCCGGAGTAACTGCCGATTTCAATTTCACGCCGCCGCCTACCTGTCGTGCCCCATTCAATGTGAACTTCAGTAATCAGACCAGCGGCCCCGGCACACTGACTTATCAATGGAATTTCGGGAACAGCACCAGCTCCACAACAACAGATCCTACTGCAATCTATACAGCTACCGGCACTTTCAATGTTACGCTCACTGCAAGAAGTCAGTATGGTTGTTCCAATACTATCACCAAACCTGTTACGATCAGTACACCTGTTACGGATTTTTCAGGTCCGGCAGGGGCATGTCTTAATACACTCGTCACTTTTACTGATGCATCATCAAAAACAGCTATCAGTTCCTCCTGGTCACTTGGGAACGGAGAAACTTCTGATCAGCCAACAGCCACCGCCACTTATACAGCACCAGGCACCTACAATATAAAAATTGTAAACACCTATGGAGCCTGTAAGGACTCGATCACCAAACCTATAGTAGTATCAGATAAACCTGCTGTTGACTTTTCCGCTCCGTCTACAAGTGCCTGCCAGGCACCATTCACCGTTAATTTCAGGGCCAATGCACCTGCTGCTGCAACCTGGTTGTGGAACTTCGGAGACGGCAATACATCCGCCGCACAGAATCCTTCGCATACCTATACGCGGGAAGGAGATTTCAATGTTACACTCTCCATCACTAACGCTGATGGCTGTTCGAATACGATTACGAAAAACGCATTTGTCCGTATCAGGCAGCCTCAGATCAGATTCACTAATACGCCTGCGGGAGGTTGTATTCCCTTTAGATTCTCTCCCCGCGCCAATGTGTCAGCACCGGACGGAGTGAGAAGCTATGCCTGGGATTTTGGGAATGGGCAAACGGGAACCGGCCCCACTCCAGTGGCTAACTATACAACAGAAGGAAAATTCGCACTTACATTAACGGTAGTTACCAATGGTGGCTGCACGCAAACTTATACACTGCCGGATGCAGTTGAAACAGGAACCAGAAAGACAGCAGCATTCAGAGCCAATTCAACAGATATCTGTGCAGCAGCAGAGGTCAGGTTCGCAAACCTGTCTGACGCGGGGACAGATGAATGGCTTTGGGATTTTGGGGACGGCAACACATCCGTTGAGCGCAACCCATCGCACCGATACAGAGACACCGGTAATTTCACCGTTCAGTTGATCGCCTATTATCAAAAATGTCCAAGCCTTCCGGTTACTACAGTGATCCATAACAAACCACCACTGGCATCCCTTCAGTATACAGCTGATTGTTCTGTAGACAATCGATACAATTTCATTAATACCTCTAAAGTTGATAACTCCCTTCCCGTTTCCTATTTATGGGATTTTGGAGATGGTAACACATCCACCGCAGCAAGCCCTCCTGCACGTACCTATGCCGGTCCCGGTCCATACCAAATCCGTCTCCGGGTAACAAATGGATCCTGCACACATACGGCTACAAGAAATCTGGTGCTCGCAGATGAGAGCCCGGAATTCAGGATCTCTCCACAACCGGCCTGTACCAATAGTCCGGTAATGCTCGAGACCATCAATAGCGATCCGGCAAAGATCCACCTTTATTTCTGGTCAATCAATGGCGGCCCCTTCGTTACCGGTGATCGTAATCATGAGGTCAACATGCCTAATCCGGGAAATTACAATGTACGATTACGCATTGCCGACATACATAACTGTATCCGTACCTCACCGGCGCAAACCATAGTGATCAATGGACCAAGGGCAAGGTTCACTCCTTCCATCCGGGGAACCTGCCGTAACAATGCGATCACCTTTACAAACCAAACAACTTCAGCAGTAACAATCAGTCAATGGATCTTCGATTTCGGGGATGGCACTACATCCACTTTCACAGCGCCTCCCTTCACACACCGTTATGCAGATACGGGCACTTATATCGTAAAACTCACAGCAGTTGACGCAAATGGCTGCCAGGGCGTTTACACAGACCCGCTACCTGTTCGTATATCAGGCCCAACAATCGGATTCAGATCAGACTATACCACTGTTTGCCCCCGCACCAATATTACATTCACAGACACTTCCTCCGCCAATATCCTCCGTTACCGATGGGATTTTGGAGATGGCAGCACATCCACTCAGCAAAACCCTGTTCACGCATTCCAGGGAACCGATGGCAATACTTTCAGGATAAAACTGGAAGTGACCGATGCCAACGGCTGTACAGATTCTGTGGTAAGAAACGATTATGTGATATTGAAAACGCCCAAACCGGCCCTCGATATTGAAGACACCACCACTATTTGCCCGCCCCTGCAAACAAAATTCTTCAACAGATCTCAGGATTACGAATCCTTCTATTGGGATTTTGGTGATGGCGGCGCTTCCTCCCTCGATGAACCAGATCATTTCTATAATGGTTTTGGAACTTATACGGCTAAGCTTTACGTGATTGGAATTGGCGGTTGCCTGGATTCAGTCAGCCGCATCGTGAGAGTTATAGATCCCGCTGCCAATACCAATGTAAATTTTAGTCCAACTTCGGCCTGTGATACATTGGTAGTAGATTTCACCATCACCACTCCTGATTACACTTCCTTCACTTTCAATTTCGGGGATGGAGCCAGTGACAATACGCAATCAAAGAACCTGCAGCACATGTACACTGCACCGAATAATTACAGACCAACCATTACCCTGAGAGATAATATGGGGTGCCAGGTGACCAGGGGCTTTGCAAGCACCGTACAGATCCTCGGTGCAGAAGTACTCTTCGGAATGGACAGAAAAAGATTCTGTGACGAAGGACAAATATTCTTCACCGATTATACCCGTCCGCGTTTCGATCCCATCCTTTCACGTGAATGGAATTTCGGCGATGGAATTACATCAACTGAAGATCATCCTTCTCATCGCTATACTGAACCAGGCACTTATTATCCAACACTCACAGCTGTAACAGGAGCTGGTTGCAGCAGCGTAATGGTGGATACTGTGCGCGTTTTCCGTACTCCTGCACCATTGATCGATGGAGGCCCCACAGTCTGCATCAACAGTGAGCTTCCACTGCGCGCAACACTGCAGGTGCCCGATACTGCCATCACCTGGAAATGGGAACCTGGCGGCAATGGAGAAACATCCACGGTGAAGTATGGTGCCAGCGGCACCTACACCGTCAGATTGCAGGCTACCAATCTGCTCGGATGCAGCGGAAACACCAGCACGGAGATACAGGTACCACCATTGCCTGTTATTACAGTTCAACAGGACCCTGTGATACCTGTAGGTGGCAGCATTACGCTTCCGGTAAGTTATACCGGTGATATCGTTTCCTGGAACTGGGTGCCGGCAAAGGACCTGAGCTGCAATGATTGTCCTAACCCTGTGGCCAGCCCGAAATTCACTACCAAATATGTTGTTCAGGTTACTGACCAGTACGGCTGTACGAACAACCAGGGCATCACTGTGAATGTGCAGTGTAACGACAAGAATTATTTCGTCCCCAATACCTTCTCTCCCAATAACGATGGACATAACGACCGCTTTTATCCGCGGGGAAGCAATATCACGCGTATCAACAGCATGAAGATCTTCAACCGCTGGGGAGAGCTGTTATTCGAGAGAAGGAATTTTGCAGCCAATGATCCGGCTGCAGGTTGGGATGGTACTGCCAAAGGCAAACCCGCCGACCCGGACGTGTATATCTATGTGATCGAATTCATTTGCGAAAATGCAGCGATCGTGCCGTTCCGCGGCAACGTGATGCTGTTGAAATAA